The following is a genomic window from Nitrospira sp..
ATGTGAAATCAGAATGCGCCGCCAAGCATCTCTGCCAATCCAAAGAGGGCGAGTCCTTGCAGCTCGACACCCGCCGCGACGGTTCTCCACTGGAACTCGGCATCGTGGCCGAGCCGAGACCGGGGTTGTGGAATTGAATCGTCGGCCAGTTGCACTGAGGGTTTGCTACGGAATTGCCGTGGCTTTGGTTTCAGGCGCGTGAGTTTTTAGGTGTATGTTCCGCCACTGCTCGAAGTCGGTTTGTCTAAGGTCAGCAGGCTTGCTCCAATTGAGTTCTCTAAAGTAAAGCCAGACATACTCACGCATGAATCCGGTTTGATGAATTGACACAAGGTCATCGAGGTAGGGGTCGCTCCTCCCGTCATTTGATTTTAATTTCTGCCAAAGCCGCGCACACCCTTCCCTAGCTGCAATTTCTTCATCGAACGTATGTTTGTAAGTTTTCTCTCCTGGGAAACGTTCAAAAAATGCTTTCTCCATCCAGTAAGCGCGGGTGCCGGCATACCACAACCAGGCTGGAAGCGTCTCTTTCCTGGTGGATGGATCAATCATGATCTTGTGGTTTGGCTCAACCGCACTCTTGGAGATGGGAGAGCAGCTTGGCGTAGTTAGCAGTAAAAATGGTAACAGGAAAATGATGAGTTTCAAAGTGCTCTTCATAAGGTGACGCTCTCACCTTCGGGGCCGAGGTCGATGACCCAGTTGGTTGATTTGATCACGTCCAGATTGTGTTCTACGACCATAGGGGGGGCGCCGTCGTTCATCAGCTTGTGCTGGTGGGCTAGGGCGCGATGATCTTGAGGCCAGGGGCTTTCCCTGCGATGCGACGGAATTCCAGCACGTTGCCAGTGACGACGGTTGCGCCGATCTCTCTGGCTGTGAGGGCGATGAGCAGATCGTTCATTGGTCCCAGCCGGTCGTGCAATCCAGATGCATTGCCGTACAAGGTGCGAAAGAGTCGTCCAGCGTGGTCAAGAATCGAAGGTGTCAAGCCGAGGATGCGCCCGGATTGGAATGCATGGTGTAGCCGATCAACGGCTTTCTTGCGCTTAGGGGTGTCCGCGCCGATTCGAAGCTCAAGCAGTGCGACTGCGGAGATAAATCGAACGACGGTCCCCTGGCCGCCTAAAACCCACTCTGCGTGCATTCCTGCACGGAGAAAATCAATGAGAACGTTCGTGTCAAGCAAGACCTTGCCACCTATTGGTAAGGCCATGGTCGCTCGTCGCCCTTCAAGACTCCCTTCAGTGGTCGCAAGGCCTTACTGAGTCGTTGCTCCTCGACGAGGAGGGAGAGGGCCTTGTCGATCGCTTCCTGCTCGGACGTAACCCCGAAGTATCGCTTCGCCGCATTGATCTTTCGTTGGTCTAGCACCAGATGTTTGTGTTTCAGTGCAACGCTCATGATGCCTCCGTTCTGTACATCGAATGTACAGATACTATAAGCATCGCCGGAGAGAACGGCAAGCGGCTATCAGGATCCTTCGCTTCTATAAATCGGGTTTTTCTATGGCTTGAGCGAGAAATCGCCCTGTATGCGATGCCGGCGCTTTCGCGACCTGTTCCGGGCGTCCTTCCGCGACAATCCGTCCGCCTGCGTCTCCCCCTCCCGGGCCGAGGTCGATGACCCAGTCGGCCGATTTGATCACGTCTAGATTATGCTCCACGACGACGAGGGTGTTGCCGGCGTTGACGAGTTTGTGCAGGACGGCGAGGAGTCTCTTCACGTCTTCAAAGTGCAGCCCGGTCGTCGGTTCGTCCATGATGTACAGCAGGTCTTTCGCCGAACCGTCTTTCAATTCTGCCGCGACCTTCAACCGCTGGGCTTCGCCGCCTGAGAGGGTGGTGGCGGACTGTCCGAGACGCAAGTAGCCGAGGCCGATGGAGGAGAGCAGGTGGAGCCGCTCTTGCAGCTTCGGCGAGCCAGTGAAGAACGGTATGGCGTCATCGACCGTCATGGCCAGGACATCTGCAATCGTCTTCCCGCGATAGCGGATCGCCAGCACTTCCGGTTTGAATCGTTTCCCATCGCAGCTCTCGCAGGGTACATAAAGGTCTTCGAAGAAATACATCTCCAGCTTTTCCACCCCGGCGCCTTCACATCGCTCGCATCGTCCACCTGCAGTATTGAAGGAGAAGTGACCCGGCGTGAGTCCTTGGCGGAGCGCGTTTCGTTCAGTGGCGAAGAGTTGCCGGATGTCGTCGAAGGCTTTCAGATAGGTGATTGGATTGGAGCGGGGCGTGCGGCCGATCGGTTGCTGGTCGATGAGGCGCACGCCCTTGAGGTGTTCAATGCCTTTGATCGCCTTGAACCGGCCCATCGGGAGCGCATCCACTCGAAAGGCTCGGGCCAGGGCTCGGTAGAGAGTGTCTTCCACGAGCGTGCTCTTGCCTGATCCGGAGACACCGGTCACACAGATAAACATGCCGAGCGGCAGCCGGACAGCCAGGTCTTTCAGATTATGTTCGCTGGCCCCCGCGAGCACGAGCACCTTGCCGTTGCCGGAGCGACGGGTTTTGGGGAGCGGAATCTGTTCGTCGCCTCGGAGGTAGCGGGCGGTGAGCGCGCGAGGATCTTGTATGAATTCTTTAGCCGGAGCGGCGCAGACGATCTCGCCACCCCGTTCACCGGATTGCGGGCCGAGCTCGACGAGATAGTCGGCCGATTCGATCATGTGCCGGTCATGCTCCACAACGACGACAGTGTTGCCGGCGGCCGCGAGGTCTTTGAGAATGCCGGCAAGCAGGTCTGTGTCGCGTGCATGGAGACCGATAGTAGGCTCGTCAAGAACATAGAGGGTGCCGACCAGCCTGGCGCCGAGTTGGTTGGCGAGAGACACCCGCTGGGCTTCGCCACCGGAGAGCGTCTTCGTTTGCCGGGCCAGCGTGAGATAGCCGAGCCCCACGCGCAGGAGAAACTCGAGCTTGGCGTTCAATTGGCGCAGAATGTCGGCGGCGATTTCTCGCTCGAACGGGCGCAGCTGCAAACTCTGCATCCAGCTCAGCAGGCCGGCGATGGTTTGGCCGGTGATCTCGTGAATATCGGTCCCGGCGATCTTGACGAAGCGGGCGTCCGGCTTCAATCGGCTGCCGTGGCAGGCCGGACATTCTACCGGCGTGCGATAGCGGCTGAGCAGCACGCGGACATGCAGCTTGTACCGCTTTCCTTCCATGTACTCGAAGAAATCGTCGATGCCCTCGAACGAGTCGTCGCCTTTCCACAGCAAGGCTTGAGTCGCTTTCGGGAGACTTCGGAAGGGGGCGGTGACATCGACGCCTTTCCGTTTCATGGCCAGCAGCAGTTGTTTCTCCCACCAATCCGTTCCGGGCTTGCTCCAGGGCTCGATTGCGCCTTCGGCGAGTGATTTCCCATGGTCGGGAATGACAAGCTCCGGGTCGTATTGCAGCACGTTGCCGAAGCCCTTGCACTCAGGGCAGGCGCCGATTGGATGGTTGAAGGAAAAGAGAATCGGCCTGAGCGGTTCAAAGGTGCGGCCGCACTGCTGGCAGAGAAAGTCGGTGCTGTAGGTGCGAACGCCGTGACCGATAATGTCTACCGCGCAGCGGCCCTCTCCCTCGCGGAAAGCGGTCTCGATGGCTTCGACGAGGCGGGTTCGATTGTCCGCACGGATCGCGAGCCGGTCGAGTACGACCTGCAGCGATGTCGCGGCGTGGAGCGGAGGATGGGTGGACTCAAGCAGATCAAGAATTTCATTGTCGGCTTTGAGTCGGGTAAACCCGCGGGTCAGGAGCGATTGAATAAATGCCGACTCCAGCTTGGCCGAGGGAGCGGCCAGGGAGAACAGAACCATGGCGCGCGCGTCTGGAAATTGTACGAGCAGATCCGTGGCCACGGTATCGGGCTGGAAGGAGCGGGCTGCTTGATGACAGTCGGGACAAACCGGTGTGCCGATCTTGGCAAACAGTAGGCGGAGCAGGTCCGCTATTTCCGTGGTGGTGCCCACTGTCGAGCGGGCGGTGCGCACTTG
Proteins encoded in this region:
- a CDS encoding conserved exported protein of unknown function (Evidence 4 : Unknown function but conserved in other organisms; MaGe:77310169), whose protein sequence is MKSTLKLIIFLLPFLLLTTPSCSPISKSAVEPNHKIMIDPSTRKETLPAWLWYAGTRAYWMEKAFFERFPGEKTYKHTFDEEIAAREGCARLWQKLKSNDGRSDPYLDDLVSIHQTGFMREYVWLYFRELNWSKPADLRQTDFEQWRNIHLKTHAPETKATAIP
- a CDS encoding hypothetical protein (Evidence 5 : Unknown function; MaGe:77310170); its protein translation is MNDGAPPMVVEHNLDVIKSTNWVIDLGPEGESVTL
- a CDS encoding Ribonuclease VapC (MaGe:77310171), with the protein product MALPIGGKVLLDTNVLIDFLRAGMHAEWVLGGQGTVVRFISAVALLELRIGADTPKRKKAVDRLHHAFQSGRILGLTPSILDHAGRLFRTLYGNASGLHDRLGPMNDLLIALTAREIGATVVTGNVLEFRRIAGKAPGLKIIAP
- a CDS encoding hypothetical protein (Evidence 4 : Unknown function but conserved in other organisms; MaGe:77310172), which encodes MSVALKHKHLVLDQRKINAAKRYFGVTSEQEAIDKALSLLVEEQRLSKALRPLKGVLKGDERPWPYQ